A genomic window from Populus alba chromosome 19, ASM523922v2, whole genome shotgun sequence includes:
- the LOC118056748 gene encoding uncharacterized protein gives MDLEEWELLPHDGFIDYHEDGEKKTFGASKRSSSPNPKAMFNMNYFMCPSSPPKHSRVVPNQLVPVHIQLEPPTKTSKDVPGDHVISKKDVVSMEPIDLSAVVPSVAMPEAKEADQDSVSQVFFKKMKENEFVDMKLDSPKSSNTKGGFAPPQIDAGSTFNFEDKSDHQGYTGDQVLETTKISSPRIKSSTENENSTKKEVNWEENTSGLNLWKLSLTGIGAICTFGVAAATICIFIFGNQQRNKQQQQNQKLSFQIYADDKRIKQVVHHATKLNEAISAARGVPIARAHITYGGYYNGL, from the exons ATGGATCTTGAAGAGTGGGAGCTACTACCCCATGATGGGTTCATTGATTACCATGAAGATGGTGAGAAGAAGACTTTTGGGGCAAGCAAACGTAGTAGTAGTCCAAATCCCAAAGCCATGTTCAACATGAACTACTTCATGTGCCCGTCTTCTCCACCAAAACATTCAAGGGTGGTTCCTAATCAACTTGTTCCAGTTCATATTCAGCTGGAGCCACCAACAAAAACTAGCAAGGATGTCCCAGGAGATCATGTAATCTCCAAAAAAGATGTGGTCTCCATGGAACCTATCGACCTAAGCGCTGTGGTTCCCTCTGTGGCCATGCCAGAAGCCAAAGAAGCTGATCAAGACTCAGTTTCTCAAGTTTTCTTcaagaaaatgaaggaaaatgAATTTGTCGACATGAAATTGGACTCTCCAAAGTCCTCAAACACCAAGGGTGGTTTCGCAccccctcaaattgatgctGGTTCTACTTTTAACTTTGAAGACAAAAGTGATCATCAGGGGTATACAGGTGATCAGGTCCTGGAGACCACCAAGATTAGTTCTCCAAGAATCAAGAGCAGTACTGAAAACGAAAATAGTACAAAAAAGGAGGTGAACTGGGAGGAGAATACTAGTGGCTTGAATTTATGGAAGTTGAGCTTAACTGGGATTGGTGCTATTTGCACTTTTGGAGTTGCAGCTGCTACCATCTGTATTTTCATTTTTGGAAATCAGCAAAGAAACAAGCAGCAGCAACAGAACCAAAAGCTGAGCTTCCAGATTTACGCTGATGACAAG AGGATTAAGCAAGTGGTTCATCATGCAACAAAATTGAATGAGGCAATTTCAGCAGCCAGAGGGGTTCCTATCGCCAGAGCTCACATTACCTACGGCGGCTACTACAATGGTCTCTGA
- the LOC118056747 gene encoding arabinogalactan protein 13-like, with protein MEALKMRVFLAIMVVLMAASAVQDAAAADAPAPSPTSDASTFVPAAFASLVALAFGLLF; from the coding sequence ATGGAGGCGTTGAAGATGAGAGTATTTTTGGCTATCATGGTTGTGCTTATGGCCGCTTCAGCAGTCCAggatgcagcagcagcagatgcCCCTGCTCCTAGCCCTACCTCTGATGCCTCTACTTTTGTACCAGCTGCTTTTGCTTCTCTTGTTGCTCTTGCATTTGGACTTCTTTTCTGA